The following DNA comes from Candidatus Nitrosotalea okcheonensis.
GTGTACATGTATGGATTACAATCATTCAATCTTGGAGAATCACAGACATCATCTGTAAATTCCGAGAGTTTTTTTATTACGGGACACGTAACCATGTTTGTTACAGCTCCTGATGGTAAAATGATAACCTGTAAGCAATCTGATAACATCATTGTAAATCAAGGACACCAAGCGGCGGAACATCAACAGTTTCTATATCAAATACATTCACAAATACATCTGGTGGAGCAGTAACTATTTCTGAAGATGTTCTTTTCAATTCTACAAATAAAGCAATTGACGGTATGTTTGCCGAAGAACCAATCAGCCCTAGCATAACACTGAACAACAATGATCACTAACCGTCAAGTGGACTATCTCAATAACAAACTAGACCAAAAATTTCTTGAAACATGTTTTTTTATATTTTTTAATGTTCAGGTTTTCACTGTTGATATACATAAGAAAATCTCGGATGGAACATCAAGTACAAAGCAGTAAGTCATCATCTGTATGTTGAACACCAGTGATTAGTTTTGCGATATAATTTTTAGGGAAATGCAGTAGCCCTTGCAAGATGAGAGTCAAGATCTGAAATTTTTATTCTTTCTTGACTCATCGAGTCTCGGTTTCGTATTGTGACAGTATTGTCTTCCAATGTCTGGTGATCAATTGTTACTGCAAAAGGAGCGCCAACCTCATCCAATCTTCTATATCTTCTTCCTATTGCACCAGAGTGGTCCAAAAATGTATCATATTTTTTTCTTAGCATCATATACACCTCGTCAGTCTTTTCTGCCAATCCGTCTTTTTTTACAAGAGACAAGATACCTACATGGACTGGAGACAAGTATGGCTCTAAGGAAAGTACAACCCTGTCATTTTCCTTGTCTTCTCGGAGTCTATGCTCTATCATGGTATACAGGCTTCGGTCTATTCCCATTGATATTTCAAATACATGTGGCAGGACCTTTGTTTCATCGTCCATCACCTCAAATTTTTCTTTGCTTGTATTACCATGGCTTTTCAAGTCATAATCAGATCTGTAGTTGCATGCAACAAGCTCAAGCCAGCCTATGTTGGTCTCAACCTCAAAATCAAATGCAACTGTTGCATAGAATGCCTTTTCCTTTTCTCCTAGCTTTCTAAACCTGCTCCTTGATACATCAATTCCTGTCTTTTGGTAAAACTCTACAAGTAGTCCAAGGTAATATGCAACTAGCTTGTTTGGGACCAGGCCTGAATCCAGTGCCTCCTTACACGTCATACTCTTTATGGTATCGTCTACCATTATTCTTATCTGAGTATTTTCAACCTCTGAGAACTTGGGCAGATCATCAAGATTGGCTGGATTGCAAAATACTTCAATTTCTGCCTGATAAAATTCTCTTAATCTAAGAAGGCTCTGCCTTGGCGAGATCTCATTTCTAAAACTTTTTCCTATCTGAGCAATACCAATCGGAAGCTTTCCTCGCATTGTCTTGAACAGCCTTGGAAAATCAACAAAGATGGATTGACATGTCTCTGGCCTGAGATATGCTGATTCTCCCTGGGCTCCTATTCCAACCTTGAACATCATGTTGAATTTCTTGATACTTTCAAAACTTCCCTTGCATTTGGGACACTTGATGTTTTTTTCCTGTATCACTTTATCAAACTCTACCAAATCTGCACTTTCTGGGATAGTAATTGAAGTGATCTCTTCTATCATCTTGTCTGCCCTAAAGATGGATTTACATTTTGTACACATTGCGATTGGATCTGCAAAACTTGCCAAGTGACCTGACGCGACAAAAACATTTTCTGACATTATCTGCGAACCGTCAATCTCCCACATCCTGTCTCTCCTTACCAGTTCTCTTCTCCACAATTCAATGAACTTGTTCTTTAGACTGACTCCTGAGGGACCATACTCCCAAAATCCTGCATGTGCATCAGAGTAAATCTCACAGCTTGGAAAATAAAATCCACGCTCCAGTGCAAGTTGTATTATTTGATCGTAATTCATGATTCACTATGCCAACTCTTTTGCCTTGCTCAAGTTTCCAACATCATCACG
Coding sequences within:
- the glyS gene encoding glycine--tRNA ligase — translated: MNYDQIIQLALERGFYFPSCEIYSDAHAGFWEYGPSGVSLKNKFIELWRRELVRRDRMWEIDGSQIMSENVFVASGHLASFADPIAMCTKCKSIFRADKMIEEITSITIPESADLVEFDKVIQEKNIKCPKCKGSFESIKKFNMMFKVGIGAQGESAYLRPETCQSIFVDFPRLFKTMRGKLPIGIAQIGKSFRNEISPRQSLLRLREFYQAEIEVFCNPANLDDLPKFSEVENTQIRIMVDDTIKSMTCKEALDSGLVPNKLVAYYLGLLVEFYQKTGIDVSRSRFRKLGEKEKAFYATVAFDFEVETNIGWLELVACNYRSDYDLKSHGNTSKEKFEVMDDETKVLPHVFEISMGIDRSLYTMIEHRLREDKENDRVVLSLEPYLSPVHVGILSLVKKDGLAEKTDEVYMMLRKKYDTFLDHSGAIGRRYRRLDEVGAPFAVTIDHQTLEDNTVTIRNRDSMSQERIKISDLDSHLARATAFP